A region of [Bacteroides] pectinophilus DNA encodes the following proteins:
- a CDS encoding LytTR family transcriptional regulator DNA-binding domain-containing protein, producing the protein MDNNINIAICDDDENIMKRIVPVIESVYKEKYAEKGVGISFFYYRDGDKLVDNYIRDNIDVVFMDIELDNNVSGFEVAKRLGTIITDPGIVYMTNYDQYVYESFVCRPLGFIRKKSIEKDIWFAISSVQEYIMKKRRVVVFSDNSKKLAIQIDRVRIIEVYNHEMRLETDDNVISIRDQLSHHIKELQDCGFVTIYRGMMINLRYVADIRPYKVKLVNGRSIDISKDRYKSVQNEWMYYKMM; encoded by the coding sequence ATGGATAATAATATAAATATTGCAATATGTGATGATGATGAGAACATTATGAAGCGTATAGTCCCTGTAATTGAAAGTGTATACAAAGAAAAATATGCTGAAAAGGGTGTAGGAATCAGTTTCTTTTATTACAGAGATGGTGACAAGCTGGTTGATAATTATATACGCGATAATATCGATGTAGTATTTATGGATATAGAGCTGGATAATAATGTATCAGGTTTTGAAGTAGCAAAAAGATTAGGCACAATAATTACAGATCCGGGAATAGTCTATATGACGAACTACGATCAATATGTATATGAATCATTTGTGTGCCGTCCGTTGGGATTTATAAGAAAAAAATCTATAGAAAAGGATATATGGTTTGCCATCTCTTCTGTGCAGGAATACATAATGAAGAAAAGAAGAGTTGTTGTATTCAGTGATAATTCAAAGAAATTGGCAATTCAGATTGACAGAGTCCGGATAATAGAGGTGTATAACCATGAGATGAGGCTTGAAACAGATGACAATGTGATTTCAATCAGGGATCAGCTATCGCATCATATAAAAGAATTACAGGACTGTGGATTTGTAACTATATACAGAGGGATGATGATTAATTTAAGGTATGTTGCAGATATTCGGCCATATAAAGTAAAGCTTGTTAATGGGAGAAGCATTGATATCAGTAAAGACAGGTACAAAAGTGTACAAAATGAATGGATGTATTACAAAATGATGTGA
- a CDS encoding GHKL domain-containing protein, whose product MIEILVDLYQSVMTIYFLTRCLHIAPGRKASKVFIIGCMLTFSYLVIQSKINVFEGSGILIYMLISFPICLVYMDGSFVKKLIYNIVLIIILIFSAVIAGSIISFIFETNYIDMVYNGGKARYLAIVLNQIILTGCIIAITKQADRLKELRDYAYAVTAAMIPLISIFLCGMVLRIDNGDIHGEIYVIAVIVGIAIINIINFILMAKEQQRYHQMIKEKVRLTALEYQRADIDEIKRVHRENERARHEFERIINMIDSLLTANSVEEARRYITNVTSGRILPDEGIVYTSNIIINHVLNRKNRYCREKGISFSCLVEGELSGIDDLDFHILIENLLDNAIEAAENSNDKMINLMIYSDKTGVGIELSNSIMPNALNNNPLFKTTKDDKEHHGYGMDNIRYIVNKYNGRIIYKNISHSMIMFKIVLIIADNK is encoded by the coding sequence ATGATTGAGATATTAGTAGATTTATATCAAAGTGTAATGACAATATATTTTTTGACAAGATGCCTTCATATAGCACCCGGACGCAAGGCATCCAAGGTATTTATAATTGGATGTATGCTTACTTTTTCATATCTGGTAATACAGAGTAAAATTAATGTGTTTGAGGGAAGCGGAATACTAATTTATATGTTGATATCATTCCCGATTTGTTTGGTTTATATGGATGGAAGTTTTGTAAAGAAACTTATATATAATATAGTCCTCATAATCATTCTGATATTTTCTGCGGTTATAGCAGGAAGTATTATATCGTTTATATTCGAAACAAATTATATAGATATGGTCTATAATGGCGGAAAAGCAAGATATCTGGCAATTGTGTTAAATCAGATAATACTTACAGGATGTATTATTGCAATCACAAAACAGGCAGACAGATTGAAAGAATTACGGGATTATGCTTACGCGGTTACTGCCGCAATGATTCCGCTAATAAGTATTTTTTTGTGTGGCATGGTCCTGAGAATTGATAATGGTGATATACATGGAGAAATCTATGTGATAGCTGTAATAGTTGGAATAGCTATTATAAATATAATTAATTTTATATTAATGGCTAAGGAACAACAACGATATCATCAGATGATAAAAGAAAAGGTAAGGCTTACAGCACTTGAGTATCAGCGTGCGGATATTGACGAGATTAAACGTGTGCATCGGGAAAATGAGAGGGCGCGCCATGAGTTTGAAAGGATTATTAATATGATAGACAGCCTGCTTACGGCAAACAGTGTCGAAGAAGCACGCCGGTATATTACAAATGTAACGAGTGGCAGAATTCTTCCGGATGAGGGGATTGTTTATACGTCTAACATTATAATAAATCACGTACTAAATAGAAAAAACAGATATTGCAGGGAAAAAGGTATTTCGTTCAGTTGTCTTGTAGAAGGAGAATTATCCGGAATAGATGACCTTGACTTTCATATTCTCATTGAAAATCTTCTTGATAATGCAATCGAAGCAGCAGAGAATAGCAATGATAAAATGATTAATCTGATGATATATTCTGATAAGACGGGAGTAGGAATTGAATTAAGTAATTCTATAATGCCAAATGCTTTAAACAATAATCCGCTATTTAAGACTACAAAAGATGACAAAGAACATCATGGCTATGGTATGGATAATATACGTTACATAGTCAATAAATATAATGGACGGATTATATATAAAAATATAAGTCATTCAATGATAATGTTTAAGATTGTGTTGATTATCGCTGATAATAAATGA
- a CDS encoding C-GCAxxG-C-C family protein codes for MTRKEKAVQLFKEGYNCAQSVFGAYADLYEIPADMAFRISASFGAGVGRMREVCGCVSGMSLVAGFETGATEGADRDAKAHNYAVVQEMAKKFRERSGGSIICKELLGLKKPEGSTVPAERNADYYKKRPCVELIGVACDIIEETFDLGGHPLA; via the coding sequence ATGACACGTAAAGAAAAGGCAGTACAGCTTTTTAAAGAGGGATACAACTGTGCACAGTCGGTATTCGGCGCATATGCGGATCTGTATGAGATTCCGGCGGATATGGCATTCAGGATATCGGCATCATTTGGCGCCGGAGTAGGCAGAATGCGTGAGGTGTGCGGATGTGTATCAGGAATGTCACTTGTGGCAGGATTTGAGACAGGAGCAACGGAAGGCGCTGACAGAGATGCCAAGGCACATAATTACGCGGTTGTACAGGAGATGGCGAAGAAGTTCAGGGAACGGTCAGGAGGAAGCATAATATGTAAGGAACTGCTTGGACTTAAGAAGCCGGAGGGAAGCACAGTGCCGGCAGAGCGTAATGCAGATTACTATAAGAAGAGACCGTGTGTCGAGCTTATCGGGGTTGCATGCGATATTATTGAAGAGACATTTGACCTCGGAGGACATCCGCTGGCTTGA
- a CDS encoding nucleoside recognition protein, with amino-acid sequence MLNYIWAVLIIIGVIYGALTGHMADVTNGALDSAKDAVELCITMLGVMSLWTGLMEIATRSGIIEALTRRLLPVMHWLFPNVPDNHPAMSHISTNMIANFLGLGWAATPAGLMAMKSLSELNTEHPDSASDAMCAFLVINISSIQLIPVNIIAYRSQYGSANPAAIIGPAIIATSISTAAGIIFCKLACARKKGLG; translated from the coding sequence ATGCTCAACTACATATGGGCTGTTCTTATTATTATCGGAGTTATATACGGCGCACTTACCGGGCACATGGCTGATGTAACGAATGGTGCTCTGGATTCTGCCAAAGATGCCGTTGAGCTCTGCATCACCATGCTTGGTGTAATGTCTCTGTGGACGGGGCTTATGGAAATAGCAACGCGGAGCGGTATCATTGAGGCACTCACGCGAAGGCTCCTGCCTGTCATGCACTGGCTTTTCCCAAATGTACCGGACAATCATCCGGCGATGTCACACATCTCAACCAATATGATTGCTAATTTTCTGGGGCTTGGATGGGCGGCAACCCCGGCAGGTCTTATGGCAATGAAATCCCTGTCCGAACTTAATACGGAGCACCCGGACAGTGCGAGTGATGCAATGTGTGCGTTTCTTGTAATAAATATTTCATCAATCCAGCTTATCCCGGTGAATATAATCGCATACCGGAGCCAGTACGGCTCTGCCAACCCGGCTGCAATAATAGGTCCGGCAATAATTGCCACATCAATATCTACCGCCGCCGGAATTATTTTCTGTAAACTTGCATGTGCGCGCAAGAAAGGATTAGGGTGA
- a CDS encoding spore maturation protein: protein MKFFLIISDFIIPAVLLGIVVYGMKKKRPVYDDFVDGAKEGMKTVAGILPTLIGLMVGVGVLRASGFLDMLAQVTAGLSSKIAFPAELIPVVFVRMFSSSAATGLSLDIFDKYGPDSYIGLVTSIMMSCTETIFYTMSVYCIAAGIKKTRWTLPGALLCTFAGIAASVLIAGML, encoded by the coding sequence ATGAAATTTTTCCTTATTATATCTGATTTTATTATTCCTGCAGTTCTGCTTGGGATTGTTGTCTACGGAATGAAAAAGAAACGCCCTGTATATGATGATTTTGTAGATGGCGCAAAGGAGGGCATGAAGACAGTTGCCGGAATTCTGCCGACTCTTATAGGGCTTATGGTAGGTGTAGGCGTTCTGCGGGCATCCGGCTTTCTTGATATGCTTGCACAGGTTACGGCAGGTCTGTCCTCAAAGATTGCATTTCCTGCCGAGCTTATTCCGGTAGTGTTTGTAAGAATGTTCTCATCATCTGCTGCGACCGGACTGTCGCTTGATATATTCGACAAATACGGTCCCGATTCGTACATAGGTCTTGTGACATCAATCATGATGAGCTGCACCGAAACCATTTTTTATACGATGAGTGTCTACTGCATAGCTGCAGGCATCAAAAAAACACGCTGGACTCTGCCGGGTGCGCTGTTATGCACATTCGCCGGCATCGCCGCAAGCGTGTTGATTGCAGGAATGCTGTAA
- a CDS encoding GTP-binding protein: protein MTKVDIISGFLGAGKTTLIKKLLLEALKGQQVVLIENEFGEIGVDGGFLKDAGIEIREMNSGCICCSLVGDFGTALKDVIDKYHPDRIIIEPSGVGKLSDVIKAVKDLHIENEIELNSASTVVDSLKAKVYMKNFGEFFNNQIEHAGTVILSRTQNQTEEKLDAVIKMMRELNPNAHIITTPWDDLDGAQILSAMENVTNLELELLAEHAEAEHQAHEHEHHHHEDGGECCCGHHHDHDGDEHHHDHDEDEHEHHHHHEDGEECCCGHHHDHDEHDHEHHHHHHADEVFTSWGVETPNKFTRQQLDEILNKLANSEEFGQILRSKGMLSDKEGKWMYFDLVPGEYEIREGKPDFTGRICVIGSKLAEDKLKELFGVN from the coding sequence ATGACAAAGGTAGATATAATTTCAGGATTCCTCGGAGCAGGAAAGACTACATTAATTAAGAAGCTTCTTCTTGAGGCACTCAAGGGACAGCAGGTTGTACTTATTGAGAATGAATTCGGTGAGATTGGCGTAGACGGCGGATTCCTTAAGGATGCCGGAATTGAGATCAGAGAGATGAATTCAGGCTGTATATGCTGCTCACTCGTAGGTGATTTTGGTACAGCACTTAAGGATGTAATTGATAAGTATCATCCGGACAGAATCATTATCGAGCCTTCAGGCGTAGGTAAGCTTTCAGACGTAATCAAGGCTGTAAAGGATCTTCATATCGAGAATGAGATTGAGCTTAACAGCGCATCTACAGTTGTAGATTCACTTAAGGCAAAGGTATATATGAAGAACTTCGGTGAGTTCTTTAATAACCAGATTGAGCATGCCGGAACAGTAATCCTCAGCCGTACACAGAATCAGACAGAGGAGAAGCTTGATGCAGTCATAAAGATGATGCGTGAGCTTAACCCTAACGCACATATTATTACAACACCATGGGATGACCTTGACGGAGCACAGATCCTGTCAGCCATGGAGAATGTTACTAACCTTGAGCTTGAGCTTCTTGCAGAGCATGCTGAGGCAGAGCATCAGGCACATGAGCATGAGCATCATCACCATGAGGATGGCGGGGAGTGCTGCTGCGGACATCACCACGATCATGACGGGGATGAGCATCATCACGATCATGACGAAGATGAGCACGAGCACCATCATCACCATGAAGATGGCGAGGAGTGTTGCTGTGGACATCATCATGACCATGACGAGCATGACCATGAGCATCATCATCACCATCACGCAGATGAAGTATTTACAAGCTGGGGCGTAGAGACACCTAATAAGTTTACAAGACAGCAGCTTGATGAGATACTTAATAAGCTTGCCAACAGTGAAGAGTTCGGTCAGATACTCCGTTCAAAGGGTATGCTTTCAGATAAGGAAGGCAAGTGGATGTACTTTGACCTTGTACCGGGCGAGTATGAGATAAGAGAAGGAAAGCCTGATTTTACAGGACGTATCTGCGTAATCGGTTCTAAGCTTGCAGAGGATAAGCTTAAGGAGCTGTTCGGTGTCAACTAG
- a CDS encoding GTPase, which produces MDQNYEIPVFLIDGFLDSGKTTFITETIEQGQFDEAEKKLLIVCEEGENEYDEAMLKKHKMDMVVLEKEDFTAEKLTELDKKYDPWLVVIEYNGMWEMSLLDELKKPFGWTIYQRITLVNAGTFELMWNNMKSTMAETMRSAEMVIFNRCEKGMNLGGFRRSVKILNGFAQIVFENTNGEIASIAEQLPYDINADVIDVDDSDYGIWYMDVSERPEVYKDKKVRFKAQVYKGKKFAAKTFVPGRKAMTCCEADTAFIGYICNYPDVASLTERSWVYVEAVIKYEFQMSYRKKGPVLYASSVTPAEPAAEEMVYF; this is translated from the coding sequence ATGGATCAGAATTATGAGATTCCGGTATTTCTTATAGATGGATTCCTTGACAGCGGTAAGACTACATTTATAACAGAGACTATAGAGCAGGGACAGTTTGATGAGGCAGAGAAGAAGCTTCTTATTGTCTGTGAAGAGGGCGAGAATGAATATGACGAAGCTATGCTGAAGAAGCATAAGATGGACATGGTCGTACTTGAGAAGGAAGACTTTACTGCCGAGAAGCTTACAGAGCTTGATAAAAAATATGACCCATGGCTTGTTGTAATCGAATACAACGGAATGTGGGAGATGTCGCTTCTGGATGAGCTTAAGAAGCCATTCGGATGGACAATATATCAGAGAATAACACTTGTTAATGCCGGTACATTTGAGCTTATGTGGAATAACATGAAGTCAACAATGGCAGAGACCATGAGAAGCGCAGAGATGGTAATATTCAACCGCTGTGAGAAGGGAATGAACCTTGGCGGTTTCAGAAGAAGCGTTAAGATTCTTAACGGATTCGCACAGATAGTATTCGAGAATACTAACGGTGAGATTGCATCAATAGCAGAGCAGCTTCCTTATGATATTAATGCAGATGTCATAGATGTTGATGATTCTGATTATGGTATCTGGTATATGGATGTGTCGGAGAGACCTGAAGTCTATAAAGATAAAAAGGTAAGATTCAAGGCACAGGTATACAAGGGCAAGAAGTTCGCAGCCAAGACATTCGTCCCGGGACGTAAGGCAATGACATGCTGTGAGGCTGATACGGCATTTATCGGATATATATGTAATTATCCTGACGTTGCATCGCTTACTGAGCGTTCATGGGTATATGTAGAAGCAGTTATCAAGTATGAGTTCCAGATGTCATACCGCAAGAAGGGTCCGGTTCTTTATGCATCAAGCGTAACACCGGCTGAGCCTGCTGCGGAAGAGATGGTTTATTTCTAA
- a CDS encoding AAA family ATPase → MRPIRLTMSAFGSYADRVTIEFDRGREGLFLITGDTGSGKTTIFDAIMYALYDETSGGNRSGNMMRSQYADADTDTWVEFTFEYGNNIYSVRRNPEYIRQSKRRNADGSARYTTEKPDVTLTMPDGSEFTGNKKEVNGKIVEIIGLDAKQFAQVAMIAQGDFMKLLYADSDDRREIFSRIFRTEDYQRIQYELQARYKNIYGQLEDNRKIYDSRIGQIKVTEAYNERYRQLCERKEPDYEESLTLLGDIIASQQSLYDSLNAEKDELTGQRDNNNAAIGRAKQTNSLFDEYDKAAAETLDIEQRRPQADGMRRELEAAKRAAAVAVLDDKRTDAEEKLRQSEKRVKELATWIDEAAKRLDRQSAELSGISAVYNDECPKLRLQAEEIRKSIPDYDTFGSRKKEFDALNNRKKDLNNQKAALEEELSRQKAYQDGITAFQNGNADCMVRLEKVNNTISDKKDTLDRIRKIEDLQEQLLKMRKRHEQKSSEYLNARNEYEHASACYERLEALFMSGQAGILARQLEDGMPCPVCGSVIHPNPAAFNNEDVTQASVDEARRSRDKADAARQNMYTETVIAKSECDNQIKLIEQSIQSVMGDDGQDEDITGLKLKTEKELTDVGEEMRKLNETARIYRDNEDKLKKLTSDLSDMSVRVDSLKNEISQDEVQLAHMESEISALSKNLRYSDRSEAEKIMKELEDRIAAVEKSWLSRQELVANLQKELAGKRGEADNEQKGAEKLRETYEAACRALADSVESEGFASEAEYKEAKRDKVAMAVLEAGIAEYDREVADNAVKIKTLAAQIDGKMRVDTQEAEAAVVRIEKLIREKSGHMGELYADIRANQEIADEFAKMSEERAGAMHKYRIYATLYNTANGSLTGSVKINFETFVLRQYFKKIISAANRRLSAMNDGQWCLMCRDIDNIDNKGRKSGLDIDVHDELTNSVRDVKTLSGGETFMAALAMALGMSDIIQNRTGAVRLDTMFIDEGFGSLDDYSRQQAINILKGLADGRRMIGIISHVTELKEQIECQLVVSKTGRGSSVKWR, encoded by the coding sequence GCCGCAATGCGGACGGCTCGGCCAGATATACAACGGAGAAGCCGGATGTTACACTTACAATGCCTGACGGAAGTGAATTTACCGGTAATAAGAAAGAGGTTAACGGTAAGATTGTTGAGATAATCGGGCTGGATGCAAAGCAGTTTGCGCAGGTGGCAATGATTGCGCAGGGTGATTTCATGAAGCTTTTGTATGCGGATTCTGATGACAGAAGAGAGATATTCTCCAGGATATTCAGGACGGAGGATTATCAGAGGATTCAATATGAGCTTCAGGCCAGATATAAGAATATATACGGCCAGCTTGAGGATAACCGGAAGATATATGATTCACGGATTGGACAGATTAAAGTAACGGAAGCTTATAATGAGAGATACCGGCAGCTTTGTGAGAGAAAAGAACCGGATTACGAGGAGTCTCTGACGCTGCTTGGCGATATAATTGCATCACAGCAGTCATTATACGACAGCCTGAATGCTGAGAAGGACGAGCTTACGGGACAGAGAGATAATAATAATGCAGCTATCGGGAGAGCGAAGCAGACTAACAGCCTGTTTGATGAATATGATAAAGCTGCGGCGGAGACTTTGGATATTGAGCAGAGAAGACCTCAGGCAGATGGCATGAGACGTGAGCTTGAAGCAGCAAAGCGTGCAGCGGCAGTGGCTGTATTGGATGATAAGAGAACAGATGCAGAAGAGAAGCTGAGACAGTCTGAGAAGCGGGTGAAGGAACTTGCCACATGGATTGATGAAGCTGCAAAAAGGCTTGACAGGCAGAGTGCGGAGCTTTCCGGCATAAGTGCAGTATATAATGACGAATGTCCTAAGCTCAGGCTGCAGGCTGAGGAGATTAGAAAAAGCATTCCGGATTATGACACATTTGGCAGCAGGAAGAAGGAATTTGATGCTCTTAATAATAGGAAGAAAGACCTTAACAATCAGAAAGCAGCATTAGAAGAGGAATTAAGCAGGCAAAAGGCATATCAGGACGGTATAACAGCATTTCAGAACGGGAACGCTGACTGTATGGTAAGGCTCGAAAAGGTTAATAACACAATAAGCGACAAAAAGGATACTCTTGACAGAATCAGGAAGATTGAAGATTTGCAGGAGCAGCTTTTAAAGATGCGCAAGAGGCATGAACAGAAAAGCAGTGAGTACCTTAATGCACGGAATGAATATGAACATGCCAGTGCGTGCTATGAGAGGCTTGAAGCATTATTCATGAGCGGACAGGCGGGAATACTTGCAAGGCAGCTTGAAGACGGAATGCCGTGCCCGGTATGTGGTTCTGTAATTCACCCAAATCCGGCGGCTTTTAATAATGAAGATGTAACGCAGGCATCGGTTGATGAAGCAAGAAGGTCAAGAGACAAGGCAGATGCTGCAAGGCAGAATATGTATACAGAAACAGTCATTGCCAAAAGTGAATGTGATAATCAGATTAAGCTTATCGAACAGAGCATTCAAAGTGTTATGGGAGATGATGGGCAGGATGAAGATATTACCGGACTCAAGCTTAAGACAGAAAAAGAACTCACTGATGTCGGTGAAGAGATGCGTAAGCTTAACGAGACAGCACGCATTTACAGAGACAATGAGGATAAGCTTAAGAAGCTTACATCAGACCTTAGTGATATGAGTGTCAGGGTTGATTCACTAAAGAATGAGATATCGCAGGATGAGGTACAGCTTGCACACATGGAGTCAGAGATATCGGCACTGTCCAAGAACCTGAGATATTCAGACCGTTCGGAAGCCGAGAAGATTATGAAAGAGCTTGAAGACAGGATAGCGGCAGTTGAGAAGTCCTGGCTCAGCCGGCAGGAGCTTGTGGCGAATCTTCAAAAAGAGCTTGCAGGAAAACGTGGAGAAGCGGATAATGAACAGAAAGGGGCGGAGAAGTTAAGGGAAACTTATGAAGCTGCATGCAGAGCATTGGCAGACTCGGTTGAATCTGAAGGATTTGCCTCTGAAGCCGAATATAAAGAAGCAAAGCGGGATAAGGTAGCAATGGCGGTGCTTGAGGCCGGGATTGCCGAATATGACAGGGAAGTAGCCGATAATGCTGTAAAGATTAAGACGCTGGCCGCCCAGATTGACGGAAAGATGCGTGTTGATACGCAGGAGGCTGAGGCGGCAGTCGTACGAATTGAGAAGCTTATCCGCGAAAAATCAGGTCATATGGGTGAACTCTATGCGGATATAAGGGCTAATCAGGAGATAGCTGATGAGTTTGCAAAGATGTCAGAAGAACGCGCGGGCGCAATGCATAAGTACAGGATATATGCAACGCTTTACAATACGGCGAACGGAAGTCTTACAGGCAGCGTCAAGATTAATTTTGAGACATTTGTATTAAGACAGTATTTCAAAAAGATAATAAGTGCAGCCAACAGGAGGCTGTCGGCAATGAATGACGGGCAGTGGTGCCTTATGTGCCGTGACATTGATAATATAGACAATAAGGGCAGAAAGTCGGGGCTTGATATAGATGTCCATGATGAACTTACTAATTCAGTGAGGGATGTTAAGACACTGTCAGGCGGAGAGACATTTATGGCAGCGCTTGCAATGGCGCTCGGAATGTCTGATATAATACAGAACAGGACAGGGGCAGTGCGCCTTGATACAATGTTTATTGATGAGGGCTTCGGTTCACTTGATGATTATTCAAGGCAACAGGCGATTAATATACTAAAAGGTCTTGCGGACGGCAGACGTATGATTGGAATTATATCGCATGTTACGGAACTGAAGGAGCAGATAGAATGTCAGCTTGTGGTAAGCAAGACAGGAAGGGGAAGCAGTGTGAAGTGGAGGTAG
- a CDS encoding DUF6440 family protein, giving the protein MKDKDNNNDEELKKDEKPEKPEDKDKDNSADRQEDPYAYEDGEFNPDEWDEQHPTRKRTRVMQKGLGIVVSIVALILFALLFVVEFRSYTKVKKNDNTYVSTDNKEVKEDVTTSILNIIETGSNYTIYLDSETGIEYVMFKVGSSISIQPLINPDGSYKQYVEPTTPAGGAASEATTKHSWIDGFKKQPEKEQTTQSTATVGASLPEAVHNKSVTAPSYSSASATQAAQGETEPVTAPADRAAVQ; this is encoded by the coding sequence ATGAAGGATAAAGACAACAACAATGATGAAGAGCTTAAGAAGGATGAGAAGCCTGAAAAGCCTGAAGACAAAGATAAAGATAATTCTGCAGACAGGCAGGAAGATCCGTATGCATATGAAGACGGCGAGTTCAATCCTGATGAGTGGGATGAGCAGCATCCGACAAGAAAGCGTACCCGTGTTATGCAGAAGGGGCTTGGAATAGTAGTCAGCATTGTTGCATTAATTCTTTTTGCACTTTTGTTTGTTGTGGAATTCCGCTCATACACTAAGGTGAAGAAGAATGATAACACTTATGTAAGTACCGACAACAAGGAAGTTAAGGAAGACGTTACAACGAGTATACTTAACATAATTGAGACGGGCAGCAATTATACGATATATCTCGACAGTGAGACCGGGATAGAGTATGTTATGTTCAAGGTCGGATCTTCAATAAGTATACAGCCGCTTATTAATCCTGACGGTTCATATAAGCAGTATGTTGAACCTACAACCCCTGCTGGTGGTGCGGCCTCAGAGGCGACTACAAAACATAGCTGGATTGACGGATTTAAAAAGCAGCCGGAAAAGGAGCAGACAACACAGAGTACGGCTACGGTTGGCGCAAGTCTGCCGGAAGCAGTTCATAACAAGTCTGTAACTGCTCCGTCATACAGCAGTGCATCGGCAACACAGGCGGCACAGGGAGAGACAGAACCTGTAACAGCTCCGGCTGACCGTGCGGCAGTACAGTAA